The sequence below is a genomic window from Mauremys mutica isolate MM-2020 ecotype Southern chromosome 23, ASM2049712v1, whole genome shotgun sequence.
GGCAAGCCCCCTCGCAACGTAGGGAGGTGGGCAGGAGAGATGCGGTCAGCTCTGCATCTTCCCCAGCATCCTGACAAGCCCTGACAGAGCAGCATGTCCCCCCGCATCACGAGCTGACTCCAGACTcagccctccccttcccttaaACCAGACAAGAAAGAGAGACACGGGACACGAAGGGTCAAAGGTGAGACTAGCACCGGCTGGGAGAATGGTGCCAGGCCCAGAGTAATCAAAGAGTCGTCTTTATTACAGTACGGCTAAGTTTGTTACAATAAAAATGAAACCACATGTCACAGTCACTGTACAGTATTGTTTGTCTTACAGAACTTACAAGTGGAAGGGCTTCCTCTTCCAGGCACATTGCTAAGAACTAAAGTGTGGACGGAGGCAGAGAACAGGTGAACTGAGCTGATGGTTGCTTTCCTGGCCAGGACGGTAACAGCAGCGTTCAGAGAGTATTGGATGCTGAGCAAGGAGTCTCccgcctttcccctcccccagctgggccagggctcacgCTGTTGGGTATTTTTTTCATGATTCTCTGTTCCAGGATATGCTGGTTGggttcccccctccttccctttaAACATCTATTTGAATGTAGTAACCTGAGGCCATGATACGATTCTTTCAAACCCTCCCAACTGGACAGGCACATAACAGGGGCCGGGGGAGGTTTTAGCACCACGTCATGGTATGGATCCCGTCCAAGGGGGGGGGAGTAAAGGCCCCAGGGTGAGTGGTGCATTGCTCTTGGTAGAATTAAGCTTTCCTCCCTCCGCCTGCCCAAGCCAGtatggttgtggaatctcccctCTCTCAGTACCTCCTACCTGTCCCAGGTGCTACAGGGAGGTATCCCAGCGTGCGCCAGGCAGGATGTCCCCTTGGGCTGAAATTTACTATTGGGGATTATTACAGTGGCGCCTGAGGGACCCAGTCAGGGATCGGGGCCTCCACAGTGCTAGGAGCTGTAGGCTCatgaaaaagacagtccctgccctagagaTCTGGCCATCTAGGCTGTGGCTGGTGTCTCTGCTCCTTCCCTTGGTGCCCCTTTAGCCACTCTTCTTGGGCTCTTTCCTCCCTTCTTCATGTCTGAATCAGGGCGTCTCCAAGACAGCtgagtgggcagggagcaggagctggTACAAGCATGGGGTGGCGAGAAGAGGGGGGTCCCCTTGAAGGGTTTCACAGTGCAGGGGGCTCCCCAGTTGGAAGGAGGGACAATGTGAGAAGGCAGCACTGAGTTTTTCCCTTGAACTTTCAGAGTGGTTGGCTTGGCAAGCCCATTTTCCCAGGGCAGGACACCTGGCTCAGTGGGTGAACTCTCTGCTCCCCAGCCTTACGGACGTCAGGGCAGGTGGAACAGACTGTGCTTTGGGTGGAAGAAGAGGTCTGCACGGCTGGGAGCAGAATGAGTGAAAAGGAGAGGAAGGGCGACCCAGGAGAACCAGCAGGGGGGTTCATGGTAACACTTGGACAATCTGATCTCCAAATCCCTGGCAGGTACCCACCCTACAGGGCCCCTCTGTTCATGCCCTATCTCCCTACTGCCTCACCTGAAATCACACCCCCATTCTGCACGCTCAGCCTGGTGGAGAAGGTGCACATGGTGGGTAACATGAGGAGTGTGCAGCCCAACCTTTGGCTTGTGTGCAGGTAGGTAACGATGCGCGGAGGGGGCCGTGGACAGCAGGCTCCCCAGGCACTATTCTACTTGCTGTCAGGGGTGATGGCTACCCGCTAAAGTGGGTCCTGAAGAAAGCTACCATGGCAGGAAGGAGGATGGCATCTCCTTTAGGGCTCCAGGAAAGAGAGGGCACCTCCTCTAAGGGAGCATGAATATGAGGACATCCCTCATGATACCCGGGAAGACAGGGCACTGCTAATGCCGTACCATGGGATGCCCATGGAGAAGGGGGTTCTTGTAATGCGAATCCCATCTGCCCTTCCCACCCTGACGAGCAGGAACTcagcctggggaagggcagaCCCACATTCATGTCTTGGGTCTGTCTCCAATGACAGGGACAGACAGGAGCTTAGGAGTTGTGCCCCTGGGctccctgtgcctccatttccccatctgctgAGAGTGGCACTTACCCTGTCTCCCAGCGGGGCCGGCGGTTAGGGAGCCTGTGCAGCTGCTGGAGGTTATCATCACTGAGGTGCTCTGAACACAGCAGGGTCCCAACCCTCCATTGCCCCAGGGCCCATCTTTTACACCGGTGCAAAGGGGGGGGGTAGGCGCCCCCGAACAGAACAGCCGTGTTTCACGCTCGCTTTGCGGCGAGGTGAAGGACGGCATGAGGCACGGGGTGACAACCAACAGGCCACGAGCCAGAGCCCCGCCACCATGGCAACCTCCAGTTCCACCTGCCCTTGGCTTTGCTTTTCCAAGTCACTTTCCCAGCTGGCGTTAGTGACGGTGACTGACCGGGGAGGGCAGTTCCTGGAACGCAGCGACCAGGAGCTGCTGTCCCTGGGCGCTATTGGCTAGATAGAGACTGAAGGCTAAGGCCTGCTGGCCTGCCCCAGTCCTTACTCAGGATGAACCTAGTGAGGCCTCCAGGCCGTAGGGCACCGTGCTGCGAAGGAgctgcggggcagggagggggctggggagtgtTTGTGATGGAGGGAGAAGGACCAAAAGGCGGTGGGCCTGGCTGGTGTTGGCATGGCTCGCTCCTGAGTGCCTACCGCTCCCATTGGTTTGCACTGTCTGGCTgggcagccagggccggcatGGCCAGCCCCATCGCGGCCTGGCTGGAATAAAACCTCCCAGTCCAATGCTCAAGGGGCCGCACAGCGAGCGCAGTGTCACCTTTGCCAGGGCTGCTATTGCACAGGCATTCTCCAGCTTTTCCATACCAGAATCCACACCCACCTGGCTGAGACCTCCACCCCATTCAGCACCAGCCGTTTGTTACCCTTGGGTTGAGAAGCTCTGAAACAGAGGCTCTAGGATCATCATACAGAACAGACGTGGCATGTAACAACGAACCTGCATTTCACCCCCACAGGCGGcccctgagcgcccccccccccgacattcAGACAGGCCAGCTCGTCCACAGAAACGTCGTCCCCAAGTACCCTCGCCTGCTGGGCTCCGTCTGTGTGGTTGACAGCTCCAAGGGTTTTCTCATCTTCCTTAACAATAGTAAATACAACACAAGGAGCCGGCGCAGCAACAACCCAGAGACACAACAGCAGGTTCCTCTTCCTCCTAAGGCAAGATGGGTTGTCAATGGCACGTTTGCCATTCCTGCCATCTCCTCTGGCCTGGCCCCTGGGGGCAGCCGTGTCTTTAAACCAGATGCAGATGGGTCAGAACCAGTGCCCTGCCCTTGGCTCGGGAGCAATACCCTGCCTGGTGGATTGGTCACTTGACAGGCCAGGCTTGTTTCTATGCCCGTCTAACGGGAGGGGGGAAAGCAGCCAGGGAAACCCAACCCCAAAGAGCTCAGCTTCTGCCAGCCTTTGCCATTGCCAGACAGAATCCAAACGCTGCTCCAAAGACActagcccccccggcccccaaccTCCCCCTCGAATTCCACTCCCAGGAGAATCTGGTCAGACCAGCAGCTGGTGGGGAAATCAAAGAGGGATGGAAGATAAAGCGACCAGCCAAGTTTTGACCTTCTAGCCTCCCGTGACGAGCGGCCGCACCCCAGCGCAGGCCCAGGATTCTCGCTtgcaggaagggaaagaaaggaagaaagaagagaaatCATAGCATATTCTTACTGACGATGTATGTGTAGGGAAAGCGGGGGCTGGTTTTGCTGCTGTCATGGATTTCCTGATGATCTGATCCCAGTCTCACCAGCAGGAACACAGCTGTGGTCATGTGTAGTGTTTGTTTTATTCCTTCgattatatgtatatatgtatataggtCTATGACCATGGATTCCCCGAGGTGCCCAAGCGAGAGGCAGGGATGGGACTGAACCGTGGTCGGGGTGCGTGGAGGGACTGCCCCTCATGCCCGCCATGGCCCAAAGCCTCCCGCCAGCAAGGGAAGCTGGCCCGCCGGGCGGCCGGGAATGGTGACTTTGGCAGGAGCTCAGCGGCGCTTCCCCCCGCAAGACGCTTTGTTTGCATTGAATTGAGGAAATGGGAGAAGTTAAAGGTGGCGCGACCATGGGGGGAGGACACACGGCGGTGCAGGGgagggcctgcctgcccccccatcaGCTGAGCTGGGGGGCTCCTCCCTCTCCAATATAAGAGGGGGgcgtgaggagaggagagggggacaCACAGAGGAGGGGGGCTGCAAGGAGCAAGGTACAAAGAGCTCTGAAAGGAGGGTACAGGTGGCCACCAGGGAGGGTGCAGGGAAGGGACAGGAAGGAGCTGTAAgaaggaggggagatggggggcagaaaAGGCTTCAGGGCAGACAAGGGGCTTGGGGAGAGGCCAGGAAGGGGCTTgtgggcagagccctgccccacgggGAGGGGCACGAGGGCAGGACAGAACCAGGCTCGTGTTCATTCACCGTCGGATCCATGAATCGTAGACGATAAGTCGAGAAGCTGTGAGTGGGCCGAGAGCTGCCCCGGGGGGTCCCCGGCCATCACAGTGAGCTATGTACTCTCTGTACAGTGCGGTAGAAAAGCCAGGGCTCCGGTCACAGCCTGGTCTGCGCCTCGGGGATGTAGATCTCGATACTGTCTGCGCTCTCGGTGGCTGAGTTCTGGCGGAAGGAGGCAGCTCTCTTGGCTGCCAGGAGCCTTTTCCTGGCTTCCTGCCTCTGCCGGTCGACGGAGTCCAGGGAGCGCTCCTTCACCGGGTGCACCTTGGAGCGCGGCGGCTTCTTTGGTATTGGGGGAGGGACCTTCTTCTCTTCCTgcgcagacagacagacagacagagcggGGCTTAGAGGGGGTTCTGGGAGGCACTGGACATGCCGGCTTAGACAGGGTGTGTCTGTGGCTGCATGTGACAGGGGtgcgcacgtgtgtgtgtgtgtgtgtgtctgtgttcatCGGGGGGGAGTGGATGTATGCACAGCTGTATGATTGTGTGAGAGACCATGCAAGGGTGCGCACAGTGGGCGTGCACATTCACGTGTGTGCACGTGTCTGTGTGGGCACATCCaaatgtgtatgtgtttgtgcatCTGTGTGCACACGTTCCTATGTGTGTACATCTGTCTGTGTGTGAGACCATGCAAGAGAACACACGTTTGAGTGGGTGCCCGTCTATGTGCTCTCATACCTGCAAGAATCCGTACATGTATGTGCAGCTATAAACAGATGTGTGCTTGCACGTCCGCATGCAGCTGTGCACATCTGCATACGTGTGTGCATCCCAATGTTTGTGCGTACGTCTGCATCCATATTGGAGTGCATGTGTCGGCGCGTGTATACCCCCAGCTGTGTACCTATCTCTATACTGAATAAATGGGTCAAATTCTGTGCTGACTGACGCTTCGTTCAATTCCACCGGTCCCTGGGGCTGAATGCAGTCCCTGGGGTTGAAAGTCAGCACAGGATCTAGCCCAGGACCTGCATACATGCTTCTTGTGCGCTGCGTTCACACAAGGCAAACGAGGGCTGCGTCTTCTGCCTGTGACACAGGCTGGTGATTGTGCTTGACCTTGGGAACATTCCACCAGGGTTTGAATCAGTGTGATGGAtggcagagctgccaggaggtgatTGGACTGGAATTGCTTTGGTTTGTCCTGTGCTGTGCGGGTGTGCACAGAGTATATCTGTACCTTTGAAGATAACATCAAACAGAGGACACGCCGTAGCTGTACGTGAAAAACACAGGAGAGAAAAAAGGCTCTATTTgtttgggttggggttttttttaagtggtaACTAAAGATGCCTGTTGATTTTGCCTGGCACTGATCAGCAGTGCCAGCTCACGAGCAGAAGTGTGCATGGAAAAAGAAGGTGGTAGCTGTGATCATAGATCTCTCATCTCCCCGACTTTTTCCCTAGGAAGTCCCTGAGACACAAGCCAGGATGGGACATGCACAGCAGCGACTTCTCGCTGGCTCTGCCAAGGGGGAGACTACTTTTAGCTCACTTACACTATGTCTGCGCTTAACGGCGGTGTGCAGAGGACAGGCGCTACATGTGACGCTGCCCGCCGCAGGGAAAGGCACCGGGACACTAAGTGCTAAAAAGAGCAGGGTGGACTTGCGAgacactgcttgggcatgtagcgAGCCGGACAGGGTGTAGACCCCGGGGGTTCAGGTGTGGGGGGGACTCTGTTCTACTCACCTAAGTTGTGCCTCACTGTCTACGCTGCTGTTTACACCCATGCTAGCTGGGTGCAGTATCTGCActctccacctgccctgagcgGAGTCGCTCCCCATGGGTCACAAAGGCTCCATCTGCAGGCAGGTTCAGGACAGAAGGGCTAGGCCTCTGCTAACAGGTCCTGGCCACGCTCACAATCTGGCAGGGCTCCCACCAGCTCGCCCCTCTCTGTCCCTCTGCTGCAGTAACCCGGTCCTggtcatcccccaccccagccccatgaACCAATGAATGGGGAAGAAGAGGTTAATCTCTACTGAGACAGGCAATGGGGCCCGAGGTTTAACTGTTTCCtggcctgccccttctccccacaaGAGGGGGCTGAGAACAGCACCAGGGATGCAATGCAAGGAGAGAAGGATCTACACTCCGTaatccacacacacactggagatGCCAAGGACCACAGCTTTCTCCCGGAGCTGGGAAACTGCTGGAGTGCCTCAAGACAGAGCGCTCCCGTTCAGCGCTTCACTGGTTCCAGCCAGACCcatttcttctctttctctccattCTTTTTGCGTGACGGTGCTCGAATGCTATGGGGACCACACGCGATATACACAATAGATCCGATTAtgtccccccgctcctccccccccccaacaaacccTCGGCTCTTCTGCCAAGCCACAAATACACCGGCTAACAATGCCCCACGTGTAACAACCTAAGAGCtgtcatactgagtcagaccacgGTCCaccttgcccagtatcctgtccctaACAGTGGCCCACACCAGAGCTTCAGGAGGAGTGTACAAAACAtggcaattatggagtgatccacccctgtcTGCTGGCAGTCAGAGGTGGAGAGTCATCCAAAGTATGGGCTTGTATCGCTGATGATCTTGGCTAAGAGCCACCTGATGGactgatcctccatgaacttacccaGTTCTTTTTTTATCTAGTtctatttttggccttcacaacatcccctggcaatgagttccacaggttagttgtgcattgtgtgaaaaagtacttccttacatttgttttaaacctgctgcctcttaatctCATCGAGTACCCCCAgatttttgtattgtgtgaaaggaTAAAACACTTCTCTACTCACTTTTTACACgccgttcatgattttatagacctctagcatatcccaccttagtcatctcttttctaagctgaaggaCCCTAATCTTTTTGGTCTCTCCTCGTAAGGAAGCCATCTCAcatccttgatcatctttgttgtccttctctgaaccttttccagttccactatctGCTTTTTGCAATGGGGCAACCGGAACTGGACACCATATTCAAGGTGTGAGTGCACCATGGATTCACATAGTAACATTATGGCATCTGCTGTCTTTGTTCAGCCAACAAAAGCTGACTTTGTGCATTGTGAAGTGAGAGctaccccacccctgcaccctagCTGCACCCACCCCCCTTCTCAGCCAATTGGCACTCATGGTCTGATCCCTCTACCTTGGGCTCAATGAGTTTCCATCCGTTGGCCTTGAGCTGCTGAAGCTCCGCGAATTTCAAGCTGACGTCCTCGATGGACAGCTGCAGGAGGTCCCAGAATCCAGCCAGGTCTTGGAAGGTGGGCATGGGGAACGCATTAGGGTCCTTCCAAAGGGGGAGAAGACAAGGCGGGTTAGCTCCTTACATACCATGGGGTGCAGAGGACTCCAGGTCTTCCATCACTTCCCTGCTCAAGCTGATGAGGAGCAGAGTTGGGCTGTCTGGGCCTTaatggatttaaagggccattTATTCCCTATAGTACCTTGGATGCAGCCTTAAGGGGGCTGGGGTGAGCCTCCAACCCTTCGGGTAGCATCTCCAATGGAACCATCGCCAGCTGTGCAGAGTGTCACGTATCTGCTTCAGACCCCCGGGGACCTGCTGCCGCCTCAGCCCAGTTGCCCGTCGGACAGAACACATCCCTGGAAAACCCATAAGGAAGGAGGAGGTGCTCACCATGTTCTGCTGGCAGAGTCGGAAAAACTGTTGCACCTTCTGGGACATCAGGAGCTGGGTGCTGCCCACGGCGCTCCGGATCTTCTCCAGAACTGGTAAGACACACAGAGAACGGGTGAGGAATTTGCTAATGACATGTGGTTTGATtacctccccccaagcccctcccagctccaggGATGTGCCATCACGAGCCCTGGAAAGTATTTCTTGCCACTAAGCCCAGCCTTCTTAACCAGATGGAGCCAGATGGCACCATGTCACAGTAAAGGGGATACACTCGTTACTCAACACACGTCTGGGCCACTGTGCTGCAGGAGGCATTTGGGGGATACCCCAGGCTGGGGGATGCTAAGCAAGACTccagcccccgcccgcccccagccaTAGGGGAATCCTGgggtgccctgcaccccccttccAGTCTCACATCCCCATCTGGACTCACTCTCCTCCGGCAGGTCGTAGTCCTCGGCCTCCCGCTCCATCTGCTGGCACCAGCCTTCCATCTTCTCCACCTCAGCCTGCAGTAGCTTAATGAACCACTCCCCGTCCCGGTGGCATGGAGAGGCCCTGCCAGAGTCGGGGAGGCTGCGGGAGCCCCTGTCTATCCAGGAGTCCCGCCGGGGCACCTCCACGGTGTCATACTGCATCTGGTAGTCCTCCCGGTAAGCCCACTGGCCCTGCGTGTGCACCGTCTTGAACACCGAGTACTGCCGGCTGGACGCGTCTGGCTCTGAGGAGTGCCGGTGGAAGGGCCGCCCGAACTGCAAGGCCTTGTCCTCTGTGGCCACCGACAGGCCCGTGAAGCCTTCCAGCTCCAGGTCTGCCTGCACGCCGGCCGTCACGCTGTTTGAGCGCTTGAACCGGGCCCTCCTGGGGACAGGGAGATAAAGGGGGGTATGGGGACAGACTCGTCTTCCCACAGCAGGGGCAGCAGAAGCATTGCAAAGCATTCAAACCACAGCAGgagggcatcggcagagctgcagggccccaggactgggataacgggctgggggtcagggtggaagggcatcggcagagctgcagGGCCCCAGGACTGGGatcacaggggctgggggtcaggatcgAAGGGCTTCGGCAGAGCTGCAGGAGCcccaggactgggataacagggggctgggggtcagggtggaagggcatcggcagagctgcaggggccccaggactgggataacagggggctgggggtcagggtggaagggcatcggcagagctgcagggccccaggactgggataacagggggcTGCGGGGTCAGGATCGaagggcatcggcagagctgcaggggccccaggactgg
It includes:
- the LOC123355371 gene encoding uncharacterized protein LOC123355371, with the translated sequence MSEKERKGDPGEPAGGFMVTLGQSDLQIPGRYPPYRAPLFMPYLPTASPEITPPFCTLSLVEKVHMVGNMRSVQPNLWLVCRRPLSAPPPDIQTGQLVHRNVVPKYPRLLGSVCVVDSSKGFLIFLNNSKYNTRSRRSNNPETQQQVPLPPKARWVVNGTFAIPAISSGLAPGGSRVFKPDADGSEPVPCPWLGSNTLPGGLVT